A window of the Branchiostoma lanceolatum isolate klBraLanc5 chromosome 13, klBraLanc5.hap2, whole genome shotgun sequence genome harbors these coding sequences:
- the LOC136447245 gene encoding insulin-like growth factor-binding protein complex acid labile subunit, producing MSNKVKKVLVLLLIILKETEPTTACDSNCPSDCDCSSRGLSSVPQDLPTTITRLDLENNAITTIGQYDFSRYRILEILDLRVNQISMIHSRAFHNLTSLTEIYLHHNQLTTLSADIFEGLGNLQHLWLRSNQLTTLSADIFEGLGNLQRLNLNYNQLTNLSADIFEGLGNLQSLYLSYNQLTNLSADIFEGLGNLRTLSLNSNQLTTLSADIFEGLGNLQALSLSYNQLTTLSADIFVGLANLWNLELHYNQLTNLSADIFVGLGNLQRLNLNYNQLTTLSADIFDGLGNLQTLHLHTNQLTTFSADIFVGLGNLQTLTLHSNQLTTLSADIFVGLVNLQALWLSFNQFTTLSADIFVGLSNLQTLHLGSNRLTLSADIFEGLGNLQRLYLYRNQLTTLSADIFEGLGNLQGLYLYSNQLTTLSADIFEGLGNLQYLSLYANQLTTLSADIFEGLGNLQILYLYSNQLTTLSADIFEGLGNLRNLRLYSNQLTSLSAEMFDILTSIQTVEIHNNPWQCDCRMLPFKQKINGSYAFENQINCAGPGNLRGKSLLDEVNPEDLICEQTTTAYSTLLTSSPRTVQPGNSTSVVQASSPTPVTSNTVPPGLSTVSTSYPFSVVGKSTSSETSSTTHNVDSTPYLSTVSTSSPFSAAGTSTPLVPTSTLTSNTPGNVDSTRDFSTASLGPSAKSTLPIPSYSSLASTFPSTRFQSKTTETIASSSSEAFSLQVFLSGFLGVVAGLFLLAIVLFARYMYKKRTSNPPAGQGTSVVFSNTNTTASVSMSSHDQSMYNISQADEAEYDDVATPERSHAHKGHRLPSLPPRNVAGQQVHYQNGSVVVQAHGADTANHYEPLRWN from the coding sequence ATGTCCAACAAGGTGAAGAAGGTACTGGTTCTTCTGCTGATCATCCTGAAAGAAACTGAACCGACCACAGCCTGTGACAGTAACTGTCCATCAGACTGTGACTGCAGCAGCAGAGGCCTCAGCAGTGTTCCTCAGGACCTGCCTACAACCATCACTAGACTGGACTTGGAGAACAATGCTATCACAACAATAGGGCAATATGACTTCTCCAGATATAGAATTTTGGAAATATTAGATCTTAGAGTCAATCAGATCTCCATGATCCATAGCAGAGCATTCCACAACTTGACCAGCTTAACAGAAATATACCTTCATCATAATCAATTGACCACCctctcagctgacatatttgagggacttggtaatctgcagcACTTGTGGCTTCGCTCTAACCAATTAACCACCCTATCAGCTGATatatttgagggacttggtaatctgcagagGTTGAATCTTAACTATAACCAGTTAACCAACctctcagctgacatatttgagggacttggtaatctgcaaAGCTTGTATCTTAGCTATAACCAGTTAACCAACctctcagctgacatatttgagggacttggtaatctgcggACCTTGTCTCTTAACTCCAACCAATTAACCACCctctcagctgacatatttgagggacttggtaatctgcaggCCTTGTCTCTTAGCTATAACCAGTTAACCACCCTCTCAGCggacatatttgtgggacttgcTAACCTGTGGAACTTGGAACTTCACTATAACCAGTTAACCAACctctcagctgacatatttgtgggacttggtaatctgcagagGTTGAATCTTAACTATAACCAGTTAACCACCctctcagctgacatatttgacGGCCTTGGTAATCTGCAAACCTTGCATCTTCACACTAACCAGTTAACCACCttctcagctgacatatttgtgggacttggtaatctgcagacCTTGACTCTTCACTCTAACCAATTAACCACCctctcagctgacatatttgtgggacttgtTAATCTGCAGGCCTTGTGGCTTTCCTTTAACCAGTTCACCACCctctcagctgacatatttgtgggacttagTAATCTGCAGACCTTGCATCTTGGCTCTAACAGATTGACCctctcagctgacatatttgagggGCTTGGTAATCTGCAAAGGTTGTATCTTTACCGTAACCAATTAACCACCctctcagctgacatatttgagggGCTTGGTAATCTGCAGGGCTTGTATCTTTACTCTAACCAGTTAACCACCctctcagctgacatatttgagggacttggtaatctgcagtACTTGTCTCTTTACGCTAACCAATTAACCACCctctcagctgacatatttgagggacttggtaatctgcagatCTTGTATCTTTACTCTAACCAATTAACCACCctctcagctgacatatttgagggacttggtaatctgcggAACTTGCGTCTTTACTCCAACCAGTTGACAAGTCTCTCAGCTGAAATGTTTGACATACTAACTTCCATTCAGACCGTTGAAATTcacaacaacccctggcagtgtgactgtaggatgcTTCCCTTTAAGCAAAAGATTAACGGTTCTTATGCATTTGAAAACCAGATAAACTGTGCTGGACCTGGGAACCTTAGAGGGAAAAGCCTACTAGATGAAGTAAATCCTGAAGATCTGATCTGTGAACAGACAACAACAGCCTACTCTACCCTTCTCACTTCATCTCCTAGAACTGTTCAGCCAGGAAACTCCACATCAGTGGTACAAGCATCTTCCCCAACACCCGTAACAAGCAACACTGTCCCCCCTGGCTTATCTACAGTCAGTACTTCCTACCCTTTTAGTGTTGTAGGAAAATCAACATCTTCCGAAACATCAAGCACAACACACAATGTTGACTCTACACCTTACTTGTCTACAGTCAGTACTTCCTCTCCTTTTAGTGCTGCAGGAACATCAACTCCATTGGTGCCAACATCTACCCTAACATCAAACACACCAGGCAATGTTGACTCTACTCGTGACTTTTCTACAGCCTCTTTGGGCCCATCTGCAAAGTCAACATTACCAATACCATCATATTCCTCACTAGCCAGTACTTTTCCTAGTACCCGCTTCCAGTCCAAGACAACAGAAACcattgcttcttcttcttctgaagCATTCTCCCTGCAAGTCTTCCTTAGTGGTTTTCTTGGCGTAGTGGCTGGACTTTTCCTCTTGGCCATCGTTCTCTttgcaagatacatgtataagaagaGGACCAGCAATCCTCCTGCAGGCCAAGGTACCAGTGTTGTGTTcagcaacacaaacaccacagcttctGTCTCAATGAGTTCTCACGACCAGTCAATGTATAACATCTCACAGGCAGACGAAGCTGAGTATGATGATGTAGCTACACCAGAAAGATCACACGCACATAAAGGCCACAGGCTTCCCTCCCTTCCCCCTAGAAATGTAGCTGGTCAACAGGTTCACTACCAGAATGGGTCAGTAGTTGTACAGGCACATGGTGCTGATACTGCAAACCACTATGAACCTCTGAGGTGGAACTAA
- the LOC136447249 gene encoding rRNA N6-adenosine-methyltransferase METTL5-like yields the protein MRLKELESYLQDVETFEEPKVLLEQYPTSPHIAAHMLYTMETQYSAVEGRLVADLGCGCGVLCAGAAMLGAGACVGFDIDEDALSMCQSNCTDLELDSIHLIQADVTHLHTCPGRWHKAFDTVIMNPPFGTKKNWGIDMTFLRTALDMATESVYSLHKTSTRQHIKKKAKEWNVNMEVVAELRFDLPAMYKFHKHKLVDIEVDFIRFSFPGK from the exons ATGAGGTTGAAGGAGCTGGAGAGTTATCTCCAGGACGTGGAGACGTTTGAAGAGCCCAAGGTTCTGTTGGAACAGTACCCAACATCTCCACATATAGCAG CCCACATGCTGTACACCATGGAGACCCAGTACAGTGCTGTGGAGGGGAGGCTGGTGGCAGACCTGGGCTGTGGATGTGGAGTCCTGTGTGCTGGGGCCGCCATGTTAGGGGCAGG TGCCTGTGTGGGGTTCGACATCGATGAAGACGCCCTGTCCATGTGCCAGTCCAACTGCACAGACCTGGAGCTGGACAGTATACACCTGATACAGGCTGATGTCACACACCTGCACACCTGTCCCGGCAGGTGGCACAAGGCCTTTGACACCGTCATCATGAACCCACCGTTCGGGACCAAGAAAAACTGGG gaaTCGACATGACATTTTTGAGAACAGCCCTGGACATGGCCACAGAATCTGTCTACTCTCTCcacaaaacatcaacaagacAA CACATCAAGAAAAAAGCCAAAGAGTGGAATGTGAATATGGAAGTTGTTGCAG AGCTGAGATTTGATCTTCCAGCGATGTATAAATTCCACAAGCACAAGTTG GTAGATATTGAAGTGGACTTCATCAgattttctttcccaggcaaataa